A DNA window from Candidatus Tectomicrobia bacterium contains the following coding sequences:
- a CDS encoding glycosyltransferase family 9 protein, producing MRMRFLLARTLRSIPYWIYRAVRLLTRPPQRDLFPSSEMMESVRRILLIKFDALGDILMTSPAIRAIRRRFPVAEIHLLTQTGVAPLARFLPGMDAVESLPCGFLLRGGRRLRRALAWVPASVRLRRARYDLILDFSGLFHSAAAAWIAGAPVRMGFYRHIPLGFFSTDGFGHFYTHEFALDENAHYADRMSRLAAAAGAAPDAGGWRLHLTGDLREAAARLLAENGIGEGGGPLVAVCPGAKWPPKRWSEAGFAGVVDLLQERGWRAVLLAGPDEKDLLDEMRRACRTAPAAVWPPAPLGVLAALLEKADAFLGNDSGPMHMAAAVGTPVIALFGPTPPWRTGPRGSPFIPLYAGLECSPCPLYFTRDRCERGHNYCMDDFRLHDVAAAVELSIERRLPPRRARPAG from the coding sequence ATGCGAATGCGGTTCCTGCTGGCCCGGACCCTCCGCTCCATCCCCTATTGGATCTACCGCGCCGTCCGCCTCCTCACCCGGCCCCCGCAGCGTGACCTGTTCCCCTCCTCCGAAATGATGGAGAGCGTGCGCCGCATCCTCCTCATCAAGTTCGACGCCCTGGGCGACATCTTGATGACCTCGCCCGCCATCCGCGCCATCCGCCGCCGCTTCCCGGTGGCCGAGATCCACCTGCTCACGCAGACGGGGGTCGCCCCCCTGGCCCGCTTCCTCCCGGGCATGGACGCCGTGGAGAGCCTTCCCTGCGGCTTCCTCCTGCGGGGCGGCCGCCGCCTGCGCCGCGCGCTGGCCTGGGTGCCGGCCTCCGTGCGGCTCCGGCGCGCGCGCTACGACCTCATCCTCGACTTCAGCGGCCTCTTCCACTCGGCCGCCGCCGCCTGGATCGCGGGCGCCCCGGTGCGCATGGGCTTCTACCGCCACATCCCGCTCGGCTTCTTTTCCACGGATGGTTTCGGCCACTTCTACACGCACGAGTTCGCCCTCGACGAGAACGCCCACTACGCCGACCGGATGAGCCGCCTGGCCGCCGCCGCGGGCGCCGCCCCCGACGCGGGCGGCTGGCGGCTCCACCTGACCGGCGATCTCCGGGAGGCCGCCGCCCGGCTGCTGGCCGAGAACGGCATCGGAGAGGGGGGCGGCCCCCTCGTGGCCGTCTGCCCGGGGGCCAAGTGGCCCCCCAAGCGGTGGAGCGAGGCGGGTTTCGCCGGGGTGGTGGACCTGCTCCAGGAGCGGGGGTGGCGCGCCGTCCTCCTCGCGGGGCCGGACGAGAAGGACCTCCTCGACGAGATGCGCCGCGCCTGCCGCACCGCCCCCGCCGCCGTCTGGCCCCCCGCGCCCCTGGGCGTCCTGGCCGCCCTGCTCGAGAAGGCCGACGCCTTCCTCGGCAACGACAGCGGCCCCATGCACATGGCCGCCGCCGTGGGCACCCCCGTCATCGCCCTCTTCGGCCCCACCCCCCCCTGGCGCACCGGCCCGCGCGGGAGCCCCTTCATCCCGCTCTACGCGGGCCTCGAGTGCAGCCCCTGCCCCCTCTACTTCACCCGCGACCGCTGCGAGCGCGGCCACAACTACTGCATGGACGACTTCCGGCTCCACGACGTGGCCGCCGCCGTCGAGCTCTCCATCGAGCGGCGCCTCCCCCCACGGCGCGCCCGTCCGGCGGGGTAG
- a CDS encoding SagB family peptide dehydrogenase produces MASVPGRALAYHERTKHSAASVYADPHSLDWENQPLPFKVYEDLEPIPLPAEPPRAEAPALACLAGGWRGEERPLTLEAIGRLFFLTAGVTKRVEAGGRAHYFRAAACTGALYHIELYLVCGEVKGERGLLAPGVYHLAAHDYAARRLREGDFRAVLGRAALAPPEASPQAYLVFTSTWWRNAWKYRARAYRHAWWDGGTMLANLLAAARALGVPARAVLGFADAPVNHLLGTGPEEEAALFWAELGGRGEAPPEAPPLPLISHRAMPLSKSRVDYPLIREAHAATSFSDPREAASWREGARRLGEDVIPSPGGPAFPLAREETPSGGVDATVLRRGSARRFDPGRPIRFAELSAALRAAAGPLPADFLPEGRPALTGAFLTAHAVEGLPPGAYAYDRAGDRLVQIKAGDFRHEAGHLGLGQALAADAAANVYFLSDLARVTGALGERGYRAAQLEGSVMGGRLYLAAYGMGFGASGLTFYDGDVISFFGPPARGREVMFLALLGHRRRGRAFYA; encoded by the coding sequence ATGGCATCGGTCCCCGGCCGCGCCCTGGCCTACCATGAGCGCACCAAGCACTCCGCCGCGAGCGTCTACGCGGATCCCCACTCCCTCGACTGGGAGAACCAGCCCCTCCCCTTCAAGGTGTACGAGGACCTGGAGCCCATCCCGCTCCCGGCGGAGCCCCCCCGGGCGGAGGCGCCGGCCCTCGCGTGCCTGGCGGGCGGCTGGCGGGGGGAGGAGCGCCCGCTCACGCTTGAGGCCATCGGGCGGCTCTTCTTCCTGACGGCGGGGGTCACCAAGCGCGTCGAGGCGGGCGGCCGGGCGCACTACTTCCGGGCGGCGGCCTGCACGGGGGCGCTCTACCACATCGAGCTCTACCTCGTCTGCGGCGAGGTGAAGGGCGAAAGGGGCCTTCTCGCGCCGGGGGTTTATCACCTCGCGGCCCACGACTACGCGGCGCGGCGGCTCCGGGAGGGGGACTTCCGCGCCGTCCTCGGCCGGGCGGCCCTGGCTCCCCCGGAGGCATCGCCGCAGGCTTATCTCGTCTTCACCAGCACCTGGTGGCGCAACGCCTGGAAGTACCGCGCCCGCGCCTACCGCCACGCCTGGTGGGACGGGGGCACCATGCTCGCGAACCTCCTCGCGGCGGCCCGGGCGCTGGGCGTCCCGGCCCGGGCGGTCCTGGGCTTCGCCGACGCCCCGGTGAATCATCTCTTGGGAACCGGCCCGGAGGAGGAGGCGGCCCTCTTCTGGGCCGAGCTGGGAGGGCGCGGGGAGGCTCCCCCGGAGGCGCCGCCCCTTCCCCTCATCTCCCACCGCGCCATGCCCCTCTCGAAGAGCCGGGTGGACTATCCCCTCATCCGGGAGGCCCACGCCGCCACCTCCTTCTCCGATCCCCGGGAGGCCGCCTCGTGGCGGGAGGGAGCCCGCCGGCTGGGGGAGGATGTCATTCCTTCCCCCGGCGGGCCCGCCTTTCCGCTGGCGCGGGAGGAGACGCCAAGCGGCGGCGTGGACGCGACTGTCCTCCGCCGGGGCTCCGCCCGGCGCTTCGACCCCGGGCGGCCCATCCGCTTCGCCGAGCTCTCGGCGGCCCTCCGCGCGGCGGCGGGGCCTCTCCCGGCCGACTTCCTGCCGGAGGGGCGTCCCGCCCTGACCGGGGCGTTCCTCACCGCCCACGCGGTGGAGGGCCTCCCCCCCGGCGCCTACGCCTACGACCGCGCGGGGGATCGGCTCGTCCAGATCAAGGCGGGGGACTTCCGCCATGAGGCGGGCCACCTGGGGCTGGGCCAGGCGCTCGCGGCCGACGCCGCGGCCAACGTGTATTTCCTGAGCGATCTGGCGCGGGTCACGGGGGCGCTCGGGGAGAGGGGCTACCGGGCCGCCCAGCTCGAGGGGTCGGTCATGGGCGGGAGGCTATACCTCGCGGCCTACGGGATGGGTTTTGGCGCCTCGGGCCTCACCTTCTATGACGGCGACGTCATCTCCTTCTTCGGCCCCCCCGCCCGGGGGAGGGAGGTCATGTTCCTCGCCCTGCTGGGCCACCGGCGGAGGGGAAGGGCGTTTTACGCGTAG
- a CDS encoding nucleotidyltransferase family protein: MTLAELLETRREEILRAAARHGARKVRVFGSAARGEADEASDLDFLVEMEPGRSLLDMGGLLMELRALLGRDVDVVTERGLKARIRARVLREAVPL; this comes from the coding sequence ATGACGCTCGCGGAGCTTCTGGAAACCAGGCGGGAGGAAATCCTCCGGGCCGCCGCCCGGCACGGGGCGCGGAAGGTTCGGGTGTTCGGCTCGGCCGCGCGGGGGGAGGCGGACGAGGCGAGCGACCTGGACTTCCTCGTCGAGATGGAGCCGGGCCGCAGCCTCCTCGACATGGGCGGCCTGCTCATGGAGCTTCGCGCCCTGCTCGGCAGGGATGTGGACGTCGTGACCGAGCGCGGCCTCAAGGCCCGCATCCGGGCGCGCGTCCTGCGCGAGGCCGTCCCGCTGTGA
- a CDS encoding Rrf2 family transcriptional regulator: protein MIYSRPTEYALRALTYMGVKNPRGVTRVQEIAQAEDLPAPFLAKVLQQLARSGVLTSVKGPKGGFGFSRPPEEICLMEVVAVVDGTEGFTRCAVGLTECSDDAPCPLHDSWKPLREKINDYLKGISIADLAIALNRKRQIIQRKIPIRAAAVAE, encoded by the coding sequence ATGATCTACTCTCGTCCGACCGAATACGCGCTGCGCGCTCTGACCTACATGGGCGTGAAAAACCCAAGGGGGGTCACCCGTGTACAGGAGATCGCCCAGGCGGAGGATCTTCCGGCGCCCTTCCTGGCGAAGGTCCTCCAGCAGCTCGCCCGCTCGGGCGTGTTGACGTCGGTGAAGGGGCCGAAGGGCGGCTTCGGCTTTTCGCGTCCGCCGGAGGAGATTTGCCTGATGGAGGTGGTCGCCGTCGTGGACGGGACGGAAGGCTTCACCCGCTGCGCCGTCGGCCTGACCGAGTGCTCGGATGACGCCCCTTGCCCGCTCCATGATTCCTGGAAGCCCCTGCGGGAGAAGATCAACGACTATCTGAAGGGCATCTCGATTGCGGACCTGGCCATTGCGCTGAACCGCAAGCGCCAGATCATCCAGCGCAAGATTCCGATCCGGGCTGCGGCGGTGGCGGAATAA
- the queA gene encoding tRNA preQ1(34) S-adenosylmethionine ribosyltransferase-isomerase QueA, translating to MRPEDFDYELPPGAIARYPAPEREGARLLVLPRESGPTAHHSIRDLPRLLRPGDLLVLNDTRVMPWRLMGKRASGGKVEALLVEREGPGVFRAMVSANRPLPAGERILFPGGREAALGPPGRERRLAFTGAEGLEAWIGERGEMPIPPYLGRAAEPLDRERYQTVYASVPGAAAAPTAGLHLSEGLLKELAGAGVERSFLTLHVGPGTFRPVKAARVEDHELEAEACHIPPGLGRKISETKARGGRVVAVGTTVVRTLEWAALEAEREGGGIIREGEGRAGLFIRPGHRFRIVDALLTNFHLPRSTLLMLVCAFAGRERVLAAYAGARGAGYRFYSYGDAMLIG from the coding sequence ATGAGACCCGAGGATTTCGACTACGAGCTCCCGCCCGGGGCCATCGCCCGCTACCCCGCCCCCGAGCGCGAGGGGGCGCGCCTGCTCGTCCTGCCGAGAGAGAGCGGTCCCACGGCCCATCATTCCATCCGGGATCTCCCCCGCCTCCTCCGCCCGGGCGACCTCCTGGTCCTGAACGACACCCGCGTCATGCCCTGGCGCCTCATGGGCAAAAGGGCCAGCGGCGGGAAGGTGGAGGCCCTCCTCGTCGAGCGCGAGGGGCCGGGCGTCTTCCGCGCCATGGTCTCGGCGAACCGGCCCCTGCCCGCGGGGGAACGCATCCTCTTCCCGGGGGGGCGGGAGGCCGCCCTCGGCCCCCCGGGGCGGGAGCGGCGGCTCGCCTTCACCGGGGCGGAGGGGCTGGAGGCCTGGATCGGGGAGCGGGGGGAGATGCCGATCCCCCCCTACCTGGGGCGGGCGGCCGAGCCCCTGGACCGGGAGCGCTACCAGACGGTCTACGCCAGCGTCCCCGGGGCGGCGGCGGCCCCCACGGCGGGGCTCCACCTGAGCGAGGGGCTCCTCAAAGAGCTTGCGGGGGCGGGGGTGGAGCGGTCCTTCCTCACCCTGCACGTGGGGCCGGGGACCTTCCGCCCCGTGAAGGCGGCCCGGGTCGAGGACCACGAACTCGAGGCCGAGGCCTGCCACATCCCGCCGGGGCTGGGGAGGAAAATCTCCGAAACCAAGGCCCGCGGGGGGCGGGTGGTGGCGGTGGGGACGACCGTGGTGCGGACCCTCGAATGGGCGGCGCTCGAGGCGGAGCGGGAAGGCGGCGGAATCATCCGCGAGGGCGAGGGGCGGGCGGGCCTCTTCATCCGCCCGGGCCACCGCTTCCGGATCGTGGACGCCCTGCTGACGAACTTCCACCTCCCCCGCTCGACCCTCCTCATGCTGGTGTGCGCCTTCGCGGGGCGGGAGCGGGTCTTGGCCGCCTACGCCGGGGCGCGCGGCGCGGGCTACCGCTTCTACAGCTACGGGGACGCGATGCTGATCGGGTGA
- a CDS encoding RNA methyltransferase: protein MDAPASLQQGPGFAVVLVRPQGSGNIGAIARSMAHFGLERLRLVAPRGEAASLEARQMAMTAQPLLARAEHFASLREATGDCGWLVATSRRLGQNRLPTLEPREGAPELLRRAARTRVALVFGPEDKGLRTDEMDLCQERLLIPALPGADSLNLAQAALLVFWELYRAKTGMEGEAALAGEDTEIPSREEVEGLVDHLLATLEEVGFLHYEPEQVARTFRRMIDRAGPDRREVRMLRGALRQLGWKLGRPADRDREE, encoded by the coding sequence ATGGATGCGCCCGCCTCCCTCCAGCAAGGCCCCGGCTTCGCCGTCGTGCTCGTCCGGCCCCAGGGCTCCGGCAACATCGGCGCGATCGCCCGCTCGATGGCGCACTTCGGGCTGGAGCGCCTGCGCCTGGTCGCCCCGCGCGGGGAGGCGGCGAGCCTCGAGGCGCGGCAGATGGCCATGACGGCCCAGCCCCTCCTCGCCCGGGCGGAGCACTTCGCGAGCCTGCGCGAGGCCACCGGGGACTGCGGCTGGCTCGTGGCCACCTCCCGGCGGCTGGGCCAGAACCGGCTCCCCACGCTGGAGCCGCGCGAGGGGGCGCCCGAGCTCCTCCGCCGGGCCGCCCGGACGCGCGTGGCCCTCGTCTTCGGGCCCGAGGACAAGGGCCTGCGCACGGACGAGATGGACCTCTGCCAGGAGCGCCTCCTCATCCCCGCCCTGCCCGGCGCGGACTCGCTGAACCTGGCCCAGGCGGCCCTCCTCGTCTTCTGGGAGCTTTACCGCGCGAAGACCGGAATGGAAGGTGAAGCGGCGCTCGCCGGTGAAGACACGGAAATTCCCTCCCGCGAGGAGGTGGAGGGGCTGGTGGATCACCTCCTCGCCACCCTGGAGGAGGTTGGCTTCCTGCACTACGAGCCGGAGCAGGTGGCGCGCACCTTCCGCCGCATGATCGACCGCGCCGGCCCCGACCGCCGGGAGGTGCGGATGCTGCGCGGGGCGCTCCGCCAGCTCGGCTGGAAGCTGGGCCGGCCCGCGGATCGGGACCGGGAAGAATGA
- a CDS encoding pyridoxal phosphate-dependent aminotransferase encodes MDILERARQLEAAGREVIHLEVGEPDFDSPPAAVRAARQALAEGRTHYTTALGLPELRGAIADYYSRRYGLSLSPARVAVTLGTSAAMLMLFSLLLEAGDEVILPDPHYACYPSFILSAGGVPVRVPAGAEEGFILRADAVRRHITPRTRAILVNSPSNPTGSRLPPGELAALAALGVPLVSDEIYHGLSYGEPDRSALEFSDDALIINGFSKYFAMTGWRLGYLILPERLVRPLEILQQNYFVSPNPFVQLGGVAALRESVPDAERMRAVYAERRVAMLRGLRGIGLAIPHEPDGAFYAFAGAHAFGRDSLTLAREILEATGVAVAPGADFGPGGEGHLRFSYCNSIENIEKGLARVGEFLKTKK; translated from the coding sequence ATGGACATCCTGGAGCGCGCCCGCCAGCTCGAGGCCGCCGGACGGGAAGTGATCCACCTCGAGGTGGGCGAGCCCGACTTCGACAGCCCGCCCGCCGCCGTCCGGGCGGCCCGGCAGGCGCTCGCCGAGGGGCGCACCCACTACACCACCGCCCTCGGCCTCCCCGAGCTGCGCGGGGCCATCGCGGATTACTACAGCCGCCGCTACGGCCTCTCCCTCTCCCCCGCGCGAGTGGCCGTGACGCTCGGGACGAGCGCGGCCATGCTCATGCTCTTCTCGCTTCTCCTGGAGGCGGGGGACGAGGTGATCCTGCCCGACCCCCACTACGCCTGCTACCCGAGCTTCATCCTCTCCGCCGGAGGGGTGCCCGTGCGGGTGCCCGCGGGGGCGGAGGAGGGCTTCATCCTCCGGGCCGACGCGGTGCGCCGCCACATCACCCCGCGCACCCGGGCCATCCTCGTGAACTCCCCCTCGAACCCCACCGGCTCCCGGCTCCCGCCCGGGGAGCTGGCGGCCCTGGCGGCGCTGGGGGTGCCCCTGGTCTCGGACGAGATCTACCACGGCCTGAGCTACGGGGAGCCCGACCGCTCGGCCCTGGAGTTTTCCGATGACGCCTTGATTATCAACGGGTTCTCGAAATACTTCGCCATGACGGGCTGGCGGCTGGGCTACCTCATCCTGCCCGAGAGGCTGGTGCGGCCCCTGGAGATCCTCCAGCAGAACTACTTCGTCTCCCCCAACCCCTTCGTCCAGCTCGGGGGGGTGGCGGCGCTCCGGGAGTCTGTGCCGGACGCGGAGCGGATGCGGGCGGTCTACGCGGAGCGGCGGGTGGCCATGCTCAGGGGCCTGCGCGGGATCGGCCTCGCCATCCCCCACGAGCCGGACGGCGCCTTCTACGCCTTCGCCGGGGCCCACGCCTTCGGCCGGGACAGCCTGACCCTCGCCCGCGAGATCCTGGAGGCCACCGGGGTGGCGGTGGCCCCGGGCGCGGACTTCGGCCCGGGCGGCGAGGGCCACCTGCGGTTCTCCTACTGCAACTCGATCGAAAATATCGAGAAGGGGCTGGCGCGGGTGGGGGAGTTCCTCAAGACGAAAAAGTAG
- a CDS encoding DUF5615 family PIN-like protein, whose translation MKFLLDVGVCSRSLHQFLADLRHDVRLASDIDSCAGDEVLLDLALRENRIILTEDKDFGELVFVHGGAHPAIVRMRGNAC comes from the coding sequence ATGAAGTTCCTGCTTGATGTCGGCGTCTGTTCCCGCTCGTTGCATCAATTTCTTGCCGATCTGAGACATGATGTCCGGTTGGCATCGGACATTGATTCCTGCGCCGGCGACGAGGTCCTGCTCGACCTGGCACTGCGGGAAAACCGAATCATCTTAACCGAGGATAAAGACTTCGGAGAGTTGGTCTTTGTCCACGGCGGTGCGCATCCGGCAATCGTGCGGATGCGTGGAAATGCGTGTTGA
- a CDS encoding integration host factor subunit alpha produces MTKIDIINLVADDTGLSKVKAEEAVETIIDTIKEALQEGEAVILRRFGSFQVRKKNPRVGRNPKTGQEAPITARKVVRFKAGKHFKEAVNGAPVRFY; encoded by the coding sequence TTGACCAAGATTGATATCATCAATCTCGTGGCGGACGATACGGGCCTGAGCAAGGTCAAGGCCGAGGAGGCCGTCGAGACCATCATCGACACGATAAAAGAGGCCCTCCAGGAGGGAGAGGCCGTCATCCTCCGCCGCTTCGGCTCCTTCCAGGTGCGGAAGAAGAACCCCCGCGTCGGCCGCAACCCCAAGACCGGCCAGGAGGCCCCCATCACCGCCCGCAAGGTGGTGCGCTTCAAGGCGGGCAAGCACTTCAAGGAAGCCGTCAACGGCGCCCCCGTGCGGTTCTACTAG